A single region of the Erythrobacter sp. HL-111 genome encodes:
- a CDS encoding IS3 family transposase (programmed frameshift), with the protein MTDSNPRNYVHAEVLGGVQRRRRWTPEEKLRMVEETFLPGNSVSLVARMHGVAPNQLFGWRRQAASGALSATRAGGEVVPASEYRALENQVRELQRMLGKKTMENEILREAISRGRTQKNSVAHALVAGGRPVSAVARALGVSRQHLSSARRKAPARRRGRPPLPEEELVARIQALIAELPTYGYRRIHALLRRQARNGGPSAPNAKRVYRVMKVHGLLLQRHSGKGDERRHDGRVAVDTRNTRWCSDGFEIGCDNGEKVRVAFSLDCCDREAMGFVATTAGISAEDVRDLMTATVEHRFGRVNRLPTTIEWLTDNGSCYTARETRRFAREINLRPRTTPIESPQSNGMAEAFVRTMKRDYVRVAEKPNARAVINQLPSWFHHYNTVHPHRALGYLAPREYITQSTSEELSGN; encoded by the exons ATGACCGACAGTAATCCCAGGAACTATGTGCATGCGGAGGTTCTCGGAGGGGTTCAGCGCCGTAGGCGCTGGACCCCGGAAGAGAAGCTCCGCATGGTCGAAGAGACCTTCCTGCCCGGCAACAGCGTGTCGCTTGTGGCGCGCATGCACGGGGTCGCGCCGAACCAGCTTTTTGGCTGGCGCCGGCAGGCGGCAAGCGGCGCCCTGTCCGCCACCCGCGCTGGCGGCGAGGTGGTTCCGGCGAGCGAGTATCGCGCGCTGGAGAACCAGGTGCGCGAGCTGCAGCGCATGCTCGGTAAGAAGACCATGGAGAACGAGATCCTGCGCGAGGCGATCTCG CGTGGCCGGACCCAAAAAAACAGCGTTGCGCACGCTCTCGTTGCCGGAGGGCGACCTGTGAGCGCGGTTGCGAGAGCGCTTGGCGTCTCCCGGCAGCATCTCTCGTCAGCCAGACGCAAGGCTCCTGCACGCCGCCGCGGCCGGCCTCCACTGCCTGAGGAGGAGCTCGTCGCGCGTATCCAGGCCCTGATCGCCGAACTGCCGACCTATGGCTACCGCCGGATCCATGCGCTCCTGCGGCGGCAGGCGCGCAATGGCGGGCCATCTGCGCCCAATGCCAAGCGGGTCTACCGAGTGATGAAGGTGCATGGCCTGCTGCTCCAGCGCCATAGCGGAAAGGGTGACGAGCGCCGCCACGATGGGCGGGTCGCGGTCGATACCCGCAACACCCGCTGGTGCTCCGACGGCTTCGAGATCGGCTGCGATAACGGCGAGAAGGTGCGGGTCGCCTTCTCGCTCGACTGCTGCGATCGCGAGGCGATGGGCTTTGTTGCCACCACCGCAGGCATATCCGCCGAGGACGTGCGCGATCTCATGACCGCCACCGTCGAGCACCGCTTCGGCCGCGTGAACAGGCTCCCTACTACCATCGAATGGCTGACCGATAACGGCAGTTGCTACACCGCCAGGGAGACCCGTCGCTTCGCCCGCGAGATCAACCTCAGGCCGCGCACGACACCCATCGAAAGCCCGCAGTCCAACGGCATGGCCGAAGCGTTCGTGCGCACCATGAAGCGCGACTACGTCCGCGTCGCCGAAAAGCCCAACGCCAGAGCCGTGATCAACCAGCTGCCCAGCTGGTTCCACCACTACAACACCGTCCACCCGCATCGCGCACTTGGCTACCTCGCCCCGCGAGAATACATCACCCAATCAACCAGTGAGGAACTGTCCGGGAATTAA